A single region of the Aptenodytes patagonicus chromosome 7, bAptPat1.pri.cur, whole genome shotgun sequence genome encodes:
- the CHST1 gene encoding carbohydrate sulfotransferase 1, with product MQCSWKAVLLLALASIAIQYTAIRTFTAKSFHSCPIPNPVNCSLSQDTDVADRLCDESPTFTYNLSRKTHVLILATTRSGSSFVGQLFNQHFDVFYLFEPLYHVQYTLIPKLTQSKSTTDRRVMLGASRDLLRSLYDCDLYFLENYIKPQPVNHTTDRLFRRGASKALCSPPVCESLGAVDLHLEEGDCVKKCGTLNLTLATESCREHGHVAIKTVRVPEVSDLRALVEDPRLNLKVIQLVRDPRGILASRSETFRDTYRLWRIWDGTGRKPYNLDVTQLTTVCEDFWNSVSTGLNRPPWLKGKYMLVRYEDLARNPMKKTEEIYDFLGIPMDSNVERWIQNNTRGDRSSSKHKYGTVRNSAATAEKWRFRLSYEIVAFTQHACQQVLAQLGYKIAGSEEELKNLSISLVEERDFLPFS from the coding sequence ATGCAATGTTCCTGGAAGGCTGTCCTCCTACTAGCCTTGGCATCCATTGCAATCCAGTACACAGCAATCCGGACCTTCACCGCCAAGTCCTTCCACAGCTGCCCCATCCCCAACCCTGTGAACTGCAGCCTGAGCCAGGACACCGATGTGGCCGACAGGCTGTGCGACGAGAGCCCCACTTTCACGTATAACCTCTCCAGGAAGACGCACGTCCTCATCCTCGCCACCACCCGCAGTGGCTCCTCATTTGTCGGGCAGCTGTTTAACCAGCACTTCGATGTCTTCTATTTATTCGAGCCCCTCTACCACGTCCAGTACACCCTGATCCCAAAGCTGACCCAGAGCAAGAGTACGACGGACAGGCGGGTCATGCTGGGGGCCAGCCGAGACCTGCTGAGGAGCCTGTACGACTGCGACCTCTACTTCTTGGAGAACTACATCAAACCCCAGCCCGTCAACCACACCACCGACCGCCTCTTCCGCAGGGGAGCCAGCAAGGCCCTGTGCTCGCCACCCGTCTGCGAGTCCCTGGGAGCTGTCGATCTCCACCTGGAGGAGGGAGACTGTGTGAAGAAGTGTGGTACCCTAAACCTGACACTGGCCACCGAGTCCTGCAGAGAGCACGGGCACGTGGCCATCAAAACCGTGCGGGTGCCCGAGGTCAGCGACCTCCGGGCCCTGGTGGAGGACCCGCGGCTGAACTTGAAGGTCATCCAGCTGGTGAGGGACCCCCGGGGCATCCTGGCGTCCCGGAGCGAGACTTTCCGGGACACCTACCGACTGTGGAGGATCTGGGACGGCACTGGCAGGAAGCCGTACAACCTGGACGTGACCCAGCTCACCACGGTGTGCGAGGACTTCTGGAACTCCGTGTCCACTGGCCTCAACCGGCCACCGTGGCTCAAGGGCAAGTACATGCTGGTGCGGTACGAAGACCTGGCCAGGAACCCCATGAAAAAGACCGAGGAGATCTACGATTTCCTGGGCATCCCCATGGACAGCAACGTCGAGCGCTGGATACAGAACAACACTCGAGGAGACAGGTCCTCCTCCAAACACAAGTATGGGACGGTGCGCAACTCGGCAGCGACGGCAGAGAAGTGGCGGTTCCGGCTGTCCTACGAGATTGTGGCGTTCACCCAGCACGCCTGCCAGCAGGTGCTTGCGCAGCTCGGCTACAAAATCGCCGGCTCTGAGGAGGAGCTGAAGAACCTTTCCATCAGCTTGGTGGAGGAGAGAgacttcctgcccttctcctaa